From a single Vitis vinifera cultivar Pinot Noir 40024 chromosome 18, ASM3070453v1 genomic region:
- the LOC100260855 gene encoding uncharacterized protein LOC100260855, with amino-acid sequence MEPITSVVDKLKGFAKSSHEFVNGLVPRRDRNPIEILKRLQREAFSDLMKLRDRQDKVERILSYKSSTGSPFKEANTHVMGEVDVLGALLMKDNVDQQDYDAFNRAGMRTGIDSRFTFKTTIRQSDTLVAEFAASQKGQGYLGHDFGSPLSLAKVLYVANVSDWFSAVAVPVGAQCRDVGFATDSAHQGKGLTDFSSFGPPILNQHNGSAIGLMVRKSKLVASLAQFASGLGVEPCTDGIRDCFSTFGQVVCQLSEGTKLSLMGLHQVPRPLSQQFRLGALTMPVSILKLRKAPKTSVEASDRLLGTDMEERVSAGSFAVMLESKLDDSTRIGGWIEMKNSGPQHLQWALSVSDSPENEFGWSLSLGGIIKRPTSWDHFQAEASLKFNLGKRFSLQPGLIYVMDGNAQIPVVMLRSSWSL; translated from the exons ATGGAGCCCATAACTTCAGTTGTTGACAAATTGAAAGGATTCGCCAAGTCCAGCCACGAATTCGTTAACGGCCTCGTTCCCCGCCGCGACCGCAATCCG ATAgaaatcttgaagaggttgcaGCGGGAAGCATTTTCAGATTTGATGAAGCTTAGAGACCGACAAGATAAGGTTGAGCGAATACTATCCTACAAATCTTCCACTGGAAGCCCATTCAAAGAAGCCAATACCCATGTAATGGGAGAGGTTGATGTCTTAGGGGCTTTATTGATGAAGGATAATGTTGATCAGCAGGATTATGATGCCTTTAATAGAGCTGGAATGAGAACTGGAATTGATTCAAGGTTCACTTTCAAAACGACGATTCGACAGAGTGACACTCTTGTAGCTGAGTTTGCGGCCAGCCAGAAAGGCCAGGGGTATCTTGGTCATGACTTTGGAAGTCCACTTTCACTAGCAAAAGTGCTTTATGTGGCTAATGTTAGTGACTGGTTTTCTGCAGTTGCAGTGCCAGTCGGAGCTCAATGCAGGGATGTTGGATTTGCTACAGATTCTGCTCACCAG GGAAAGGGTCTTACTGATTTTTCATCTTTTGGGCCACCAATTTTGAATCAACATAATGGTAGTGCCATTGGCTTAATGGTGAGAAAATCGAAGCTTGTTGCTTCCTTAGCTCAGTTTGCTTCTGGACTGGGAGTAGAGCCTTGCACTGATGGAATAAGGGACTGCTTCAGTACTTTTGGGCAAGTTGTCTGTCAACTTTCAGAAGGAACAAAACTCTCTCTTATGGGTCTTCACCAAGTGCCTAGACCATTAAGTCAACAGTTCAGGCTTGGAGCCCTTACAATGCCAGTAAGCATTTTGAAACTTCGTAAAGCTCCTAAGACATCCGTGGAAGCATCTGATCGCCTCTTGGGCACAGACATGGAGGAAAGGGTCTCTGCTGGATCATTTGCTGTCATGCTTGAGTCAAAGCTTGACGATAGCACTAGAATTGGAGGTTGGATTGAGATGAAAAATTCAGGTCCCCAACATCTACAGTGGGCTCTTTCTGTGTCTGATTCCCCAGAAAATGAATTTGGATGGAGTTTGAGCTTAGGTGGGATAATCAAACGTCCCACAAGCTGGGACCATTTCCAGGCTGAAGCCTCTCTAAAATTCAATTTAGGAAAGAGATTCAGCTTGCAGCCAGGTCTTATATATGTAATGGATGGAAATGCCCAAATACCTGTTGTTATGCTCCGGTCTAGTTGGTCCTTGTGA
- the LOC100252349 gene encoding SKP1-like protein 1B has translation MSSSRKITLKSSDGEAFDVDEAVALESQTIKHMIEDDCADNGIPLPNVTSKILSKVIEYCKKHVEAPKPEERSGVDEELKAWDADFVKVDQATLFDLILAANYLNIKSLLDLTCQTVADMIKGKTPEEIRKTFNIKNDFTPEEEEEVRRENQWAFE, from the exons ATGTCGTCGTCGAGGAAGATCACTCTGAAGAGCTCCGACGGCGAGGCTTTCGACGTCGATGAAGCCGTAGCATTGGAATCGCAGACGATCAAGCACATGATCGAGGACGACTGCGCGGACAACGGCATTCCGTTGCCGAACGTCACCAGCAAGATCTTGTCGAAGGTGATCGAATACTGCAAAAAGCACGTGGAAGCGCCGAAGCCCGAGGAGCGTAGTGGCGTCGATGAGGAACTCAAGGCTTGGGATGCTGATTTTGTTAAAGTTGATCAGGCCACCCTATTTGATCTCATTCTG GCAGCAAACTATCTGAACATCAAGAGTCTCCTGGATCTTACTTGTCAGACTGTGGCTGACATGATAAAGGGCAAGACTCCAGAGGAGATTCGCAAAACTTTCAAtatcaaaaatgattttacacCGGAGGAAGAGGAGGAGGTGCGGCGGGAGAACCAGTGGGCCTTTGAGTGA